One segment of Deltaproteobacteria bacterium DNA contains the following:
- a CDS encoding HU family DNA-binding protein — translation MTKFQLIQKLMERSNTLAQQDAKTIVNTIFSSMATAVARGERIEIRGFGNFTVRTYQAYQGRNPRTGNKVDVLPKKLPFFKVGKELKERVDKSSTR, via the coding sequence ATGACCAAATTTCAACTCATTCAGAAACTCATGGAAAGGTCGAATACTCTCGCCCAGCAGGATGCCAAAACCATTGTGAACACAATCTTTTCCTCCATGGCCACCGCAGTGGCCAGGGGGGAGAGGATCGAAATTCGCGGCTTCGGCAACTTCACGGTGAGGACGTACCAAGCCTATCAGGGTCGAAACCCGCGGACGGGCAACAAAGTGGATGTTTTGCCCAAAAAACTCCCTTTCTTCAAAGTCGGAAAGGAACTGAAGGAACGGGTAGATAAGTCATCCACCCGTTAA
- a CDS encoding AURKAIP1/COX24 domain-containing protein, giving the protein MGSIVKKRRKKIAKHKHRKLLKKTRIQRRKRK; this is encoded by the coding sequence ATGGGAAGCATCGTTAAGAAGAGGCGGAAGAAAATTGCTAAGCATAAACATCGCAAACTTCTGAAGAAGACCCGTATTCAGAGAAGAAAGCGCAAATAA